The DNA region ttttacTCTATGAATGGATTGAGATTAGTTTTAAAGTCTGGAGAATGAACGGGCATTTTAAGAGTTACACCATGTAACACTAAGTGTACACAAAGTGTACCTTACTCAAAATTCAGTAGTATCTGAAGTAGTTTGAGGTTTCCTCTCAGGGACCATTCTTTTAGATCCTGTCACTTCCTTAGGTGGAGAAATCTTCAATTTGGTGACCAAACTTTTACGCGACACCGCATGTGTGGCTGAGGTCTTTTTTCTCGCCCCTAATCCTCTTTGGGAATCCTTGTAATTACTGCCTACAAGTTGAATAAatctaatatatagatttagccaagcctaaaagcggagctcgcattttttttcccgcacgtctcaagggcacaacgccttgccccggccaggactagaacccgggtcgtccgactcggagcccagtgcactgaccactggaatactgaacaaagccgtggcgttggcgtgcccgcggtacaattgaccacgcatgttaaaagtggCACCTTGTAaggtcgtacggtcgtacatccaaattttttcggctcgATGAGTTACtactattttatataattatggggctacgctctgcgagctccgctacaTTTATATCTACTTTGCCTGTCTAGGGCAAAGAtatattcaaattaaaaaggaaagctgcacaagaaaaatcaatgagCAACATTTCACGTTATGCAGAAAACATATCTCGGTTACGTTGCAATCCATTTTAGTTTTTAACTAACAAGATTTAAATTTATAACATGACCTTCAGGTATTATTCTATTATATCCtgagagaaacaaaataagGCATTCACATCGATAGAGCatatatttttgaaaagctGGGTGGTTGATAATTACCGCTGAAACAACTTATCGTTATAAAGTAAATCCACAGCACACTACTTACGGTAGATTACCATTTATTTCTCCTTAAATTTTCCCTTCTCAATAATCAGAAGGCAGGGATATCATTCCTTTCATTAGAGTTTCAAAATGCGAGCAGACGCTCATAGGCGCTGCGACACGGGCGGCATAGCCTGCACTTTTCGAGCAGGCAAGCGATGTGAGCAGGCGGGAGGTCCGCGAGGGTTCTATTTCCAGTCCTCTTGCCACATCCTACTAAAACCTCTCGCAGGTTTGCTCTATCGCCTACTCGAATCTCGCAGACATTGACGCGTTTACCGCTGCCCTCATGAGAGTCAGTTCGCAGGctcacaaattttaattatgCTGACAAGGAGGTAATGGCGCCTTGTCTGATGAGAGATAAACATATGGCACTGATGATGGTGTTATAAATCGACTCACCGCACAAGTTACACGTGATCCCGCACGTTGTCCTCATGCTTGTCGGAAATTTCTGACAATAACCTCGGGTCTTCACCATAGAGCAAGAATCGCGATCGTAAACATCCGCGCAGGCGACTGGAAAAAAGGAAGGTGAACGATCACACAGTTTCATCCAATCTCAATTCAGTTCCTGAGCAAAATCATTTACAAACCTTCTGACCCGCTAGCTTGGTCATTGCTTTCTTGTTTGAGCTGTTCTATCTCTTCGTCAGTTAACTTTTTCCTCCCTagcaaaaacgaaaagaaaacagGCTAAATAACCACAAACATATCATTATAAAGTAAGACCTGAATCATCTGACTGACAGTTCCATAGGAGGCTTGTTGACTAAGCCACAGTAGTAAAAAATGAGACAATCCAGAGGACACACCTATCCGTTGTACATATACTGTATTTGCCACTGTGGGCCAGTCTGCAAGCTCCCTATatgcattgcggacctatttaTTGGCTGTTTTAGTTATATCTactaagataaaataaaatatatttacgAACAATGACTTTTCGCCTCGTAAATCCGGCTAAATACTGCAGTAAAAAGTCTAGACAACACTCACCATCACATTGGTAGAGTAAGTTAGCCTGCAGAATGTCGAATTTACTCAGAGCCCTTCGCTGACCAATATCAACATGCCGCAGAGGAATCAGAGTATCGAGCATGACAGGAAAACGGGAGAAAAATGCTCTGTTGTAGTGCATGATAGATCCGTAATCGTATGGCACGTCCTTTGAATCAATCCACTTCTTTCCAAATCTGTAGAAGTTTCTTTCGTAACCTACGCGAAATGGAACAAGCAGCGTCACGCTTTATGCTGTCCAAACCTCCGTCAATCGTTCTCATCTTTATACAATCTCTTTCCTTCCGAGTTTTTCGCTCGGCTTTGGTGTTTTctttcactctgacgaagggctagtGCTTACTAAATTAATACTTGAACTGATGAAAACCACAGTGTGTCATACAAAACGATGTAATTGAACTAAAGAGATTACTTAAAGTACGCACGATACTAACGAAACTATCACCTCTTTATGATTACTTAGGGTGCGCGAGATTCTAAAGAAAGAATGAAACTTAAAATCTTCAAAGTGCTCTATACAGTAAGGAAACAAACGAAATATATAGAATACTCAGAGTAGGCTAGATGCTAACGAAACATTTGAACTTCGAGAGAATCCTCggagtgcgcgagataccaaccAAAATATCGGAAAAAGAGCATCCTCAAAATGTGCAACTACTAACGAAGCAATTAAATTAAAGAGAGTGTGCGACttataaacaaaacaatagaaCTTTAAATGGAACCCTCAGAGTGCGCAAGACGCTAACGAAACAAGGGAACTGAAGACAATTTTCTGGAGTGCGTAAACACTACAGAAACAATGAACTAAAGATAATCCTCAGAGTGCGCCAAATACTAacgaaaaaatgacacaaacgAAACAAACGCATCAGACTAAATCCTTGAAGTGAGCGGATATTGTGAAAAGATTGAGCTGAGAGGAAACGTTACAGTGCATATGATACCaacgaaacaatcaaatcaaAGTGACTACTTagagtgcgcgagatattaaAAAACAACCGAACAAAGGGAGAATTCTCAGAGAGCACAAAGTACTAACGAAATAATCGAATAAAGAGAATCCCCAAAGTGCACAATATACGAAAGAAACAGTTGAACTAACGAAGAAGTCGGACGAAAGAGGATTCTCAGAGTTCACAAGACACTAACGAAGCAATAGAACTAAAAAGAATCGTCAGGGCGCACAAGatattaacaaaacaatcaaactgaagagaatccttaaagtgCACGAGACATAAACGCATCAATCAAACTAAAGAGAATCTTCAGGGTGCACGAtatactaacgcaacaatcaaactaaagagAATCCTTAGAGTGCACGACACATtaacgcaacaatcaaactaaaaaGAATCCTTAGAATGCAAGAGACACTaatgaaacaatcaaactaaagagaatccttagagtgcgcgagacactaacgcaacaatcaaactaaagagAATCTTCAGAGTGCACGACACATTAACGCAACAATCAAAccaaagagaatccttaaagtgcgcgagatactaacgcaacaatcaaactaaagagAATCCTTAGAGTGCGCGAGACATtaacgcaacaatcaaactaaagagAATCTTCAGAGTGCACGACACATtaacgcaacaatcaaactaaagagaatccttaaagtgcgcgagacactaacgcaacaatcaaactAGAGAGAATCCTCAGAGTGCACGACACATtaacgcaacaatcaaactaaagagAATCCTTAGAATGCGCCAGACATCGACGCaacaatcaaactaaagagAATCCTTAGAATGCACGACACATtaacgcaacaatcaaactGAAGAGAATCCTCAGAGTGCGCGCGACACTAACGCAAAGATCAAACTAAAGAGAATCTTCAGAGTTCGCGAGACACAAACGCAACAATCAATGAATATTCTCTTATCGCTGGCTCTTAAGCGACGTTACTTATGTTCTTTACCTGGAAGGATGTTCTTTTTGAGCACACGAACATATTTATTCCTGTCAGGTCGACTGTGCTCGTGAAAGAAGCCAACAGCATGACCCAGTTCGTGAATTATGTTTCCTATTTTACACCGCAGTGCTTTGCTTCCAATTGTCAGCTTCTGGGCCTTGTCTCCACCGCGACCAACTCGGGAAGCACAGCTAGTGAACAGGTGAGTAAAACAGGCATGTATAGACAATACTTGCCGATGTATACAAAATTTCCacgtttgaattaattttaactcTATAAGATGTActgcatttcgattgagtgtcgtaaaaaccACAAAAGACCCTATTACAACAATCACTGAAtaagaacaaatgaaattattgaaagaaacTAATTCGAGTTGAGACCATAAAAATGAAATCGTGTGAACCGCAGGAAATGCGAGTGAAAAACTAGCGAACATTTCTAAACGGGTCTTTTTAGTTCCTGAGTCCTCCACTGATGTAATACAACAGGGTTTCAGTATTTGCTAGGCGAGTTTACCTTTGAATCATCTGATGCTAATTGGCTGAGAGGAAGGTATACAGTCATTAAGGAAGTGGAGAGAGAGAGGAACCCATAATTTCTGTAAACAATCATAAAGCCAAGTCGAGGAAAACCAACGCAATCCTGGATAACTTTCTACAGCAAGTTCGGTGAAAAACCTTTATTGTTTATTAACCATTAAATAACAGATCCCCGAAAAGATAAAAGGCAATCTTTAGCAAAATCATAAAACGTAGAATCCGTCAGTGTAAAAGAAGCCTGCTATGACGAGCACTCGTACTGAATGAGGAACTGTATCAATGTGAGATTGACAGGTAAACGTGCTGAAAATGTCTCACTCACGCTTATACAGGAAATTCAAGAGGGAAAATTTATCTGGGTGCTGTAATAGCTATCCAGTTTGTTCTAGTTTTGCTAAACTTTGCTCTGACTTTGGTCGAGAAAACTCTAGACAagtcagatgcaaaacttaaaccaatcacgatTTGGTCAACCGCTTTTCCCGCGTTTCAAGTTTCTCGAGTTTTAATTTGAGCTCTCGTTGGCGCGCTGCTATATTTTCctgagttctgattggccgttgtcaGTGCTTTGATTTGGTTTGAGAAACTAAATCGAAAACCGCTCTACTCGTCATCATCAAAGACCTTAAATCACAAACCTGAAATCAGCTGAGTTGAAAAATTGagtaaaagagaaagagatttCAACACTTACCCTCCCTCAAAAACGAAATTTACATATCCCAAGTCGTCGGCTGGTTTCTTGACTCGTTTGAACTTGAGGCAAGTGTGTCTCTGCCAGTGGCGCATAGCTGCACGAGCTCGTCTCCTTCCTATCCTATCTTAagtaagataaataaaaaaccCACTGTATAAATTAGGAGTTCTTTCTTTCTAGATTGTACATTTTACACCTAAACCAGATGCGTTTACTCTTGAGGTGAGTCGTATTTGATCAACAAACAGAAACACAGAGTCACAAATTGATAATCTACGTTGGAGCGAAATCACTAGGCGTCAGACGTCGCTGTTCGAAGATACAGACTGAATTTCTCTGCTGTGTTTAATACTAGAGGTGAGAATTCTAAGGTTCCAAACAACAATCGCCGGATAGAGCCACGATATAtacttaattgttaaacaaattctccctaacggcaccttgggaaatgtttagagaactgtatggagaatatgcatacagaTGTTATTGTGTGAGGTAAACGTTTCATTCCCTTACCTACTCCCTTGTCAAAATTATAGTACACTTTGGCGTTCGGCCAGAGATACATTTTGTCCTTAATGAGAGCCCGTTTGGAGCCTTGTTGCACGCTGTCGTCTTTCTTAATATTGCTTAGGAAATCATTTTGGTCAGGTGTCAGTATCATGTCGCCTTCAAAGTAGTCTTTTCCTAAATTCTCCTCGCCTGCTGAGCAGCAAGAAAAACTTGTTATTACATTAAATTAATGGTTAAGGGCAcaagaacatttcaaaattttaatattgGAACGATGGAATGTCTCGGACAACGCTTATATTTCTATTGTTTGGTTTGGTATAGCAGAAATGGCTCCTGCATCTTCTCTAACCTTCGACTctcatgagtaaccaagacagcATTTCCCCTCACATTATCGACAGAATATTAAACAGAcaggttatgaaaataaagaaaaatattctcAGTAGATTCTTatttgatccaacaccaaattctctaaactaatatcatgagaattgcatggcagagagtaaagagaattacaaataaGATAtaaggagtgaaagggttaggaggttttttttcctcctagAGTTCACTGAAAGTATACAACGAACCATTTACACTGTAAGGTAGACTCTATGTCGGTAGATTGCTTTGGTAGAAATACTTAAAGGATTAACCACTCAAAAACCTTTCAAAGCTGATGAACTTGCATTCAGTAACATAGCTTGGCAGATTTCTCGATACGCTTCTCGCAGCTTCGATCGACCTGAAGCGTATACGGCGGAGCTTGGAAAAATAATAGGGAAGGGGTGGGAAAGCAGTTTCTGTACCTATTTCGTCGCTATCCTGTTGCTGAACTGCGTCTTCCTCTTCCTGAGCCAGCGTTGCTCTATCAGTGGCAAGTTGGTTGGGTGTTTCTGGGGCACTCGCAGGCGAGCTAACATCTGCGGAATAGGGGTGGAGTTTTGGTGTTTCATCCATTGAATATTTTAACAGATTGTTGCTTACACTATTCATTCAACGCTTTTTTAAGGATTAATATATAGGAATATCGAACCaaatataagaaaaaatagaaaacataaAGGCTACTCGAGATGCCATCAGCTGCttctatttttgtatttaaattgtGGTGACAGTAATCGTAGAAAGTGAGTCGACCTCGTTACCTGTTACAAGAATGCATATGTTGAAGAGACTTCCACATTTCAGAGTATCGAAgaactaaaatacattttatcatctaaactgCGGTTTCTTCAAGAATTCCTAGCTTTGACAAAGCCGTAACTTCACACGTATAAAATTAAGATAATCAGTTTTGACGCGTCACTCGCTTTTCGCACCGCTCTGTCAATTGGTGTTAATCGATATCTCTCTTGTTCGCTGCTCTCACTAGTGAGATATTGTGTagaacacgagaaaagaaaTTCGATATCCACAAGAAAAAgtgtattattttttgtttgttcattcaaTGTATGTATAACGTTCCTGTAAATACAAGATAAAGAGTGAAACCTTTTCCCTCAGGAGCAGAGTTTGTTGTTATAATACACTTACCTCGTGAGTAAGACACATCGTCTTCTTCGTCATCTCCTTCTAAAATATTCGCGTCATCCTGGTGGTACGCTTCCTGTAACTGAGGTTTTATCTGGTTTTCTTTCAACACCATTGATCTGGAATCAGGCTTGGAGTGCTTGGCTGTTCTTTCTTCCGTTTTGGTAAGAGAAGCCTTTTTTAGCGCGGTTGATTTCTTGGGAACCGCCTTCTTTTTCAAGATCGTGTGAAGATGACTGCTTTTCTTCTCGGCGTTTTTCTTGTGCACTTTACTTCTAAGGACTTTAACTTCGTGTTCGCGGAGTGGTTTATCCCACAATTCTTCGTCTACTGGGGCTTGGCTTGTTCCATGTCCTTTTGTTATGTCATCTTTATAACCTGCATCCAAAATATTCAAATACCAACCTCAAACGAAATTTACGcacagaaatataaaaatatgcACACTAACGGTATTATTAAAAATCCTGCAGGATAATTAtttaatcatttccttcatattatttctttcattatatAACTGGCTCTGAAGATGGCTAGTATGAAAATAGTACCATCATCAAAATTCGATCTTTGACCCGTAATTGTATGAAGGTGCGGTCGAAAAGtcttttttatctgttttcattttttggtttcAATCGCAAACCGTACGCTTGGTAAAATGGTAGTACGATTTCCTCGAAACAATTCACATAATGACTGCgattgcagaaaaaaatttaaaacggttagtctcgaacccagacctctacGGAACAGTTACATACCAGTCAATCATGTAGAACCTGGGTAATAAGTTTTATACCTTGTGGTTCGAGGTACCCAGGGATTGAAATTAAGGCTTTCTATGCAAGATTGTGACCCCAAGTTGTATTACGTTATTTAGTGTAACGATATCTTGGAACACCATCatcaatttttacaaacagAGTAACCATGACCAAACCTGGGCAACTATACAGcaaatttccttgttttataTCCAGGTCACTGAGCCCGACTCTCTGACCAATGGTTGCGGACGTGTCTTGTATTGGTTCCAGAGTTTTTAATCCTTTACCCTTCGTAAAGAAGAATTCACCGTAGTGCATAACTGAGCCATAGTCGTATTCCACATCTCGAGAGTTCACAGTAGCTTTAGTTTCcttttcaaagttcttttgATAACCTGTCAAAAGAGGGAGAAGCTTTCAACACTTTACGACACCACGGCAATTTGTAAGTGTGTTTCTCATACTGATCTAAAAGACAGGAAATGGGGAGGAGGGAGGTTGAAaccaaaaaattccaaaagttCGATCTGGAGTAAATTCTTCTGAATAAAATCGCGGTAAGCTAAAGACGGGAGCTAGTAGGGGTTTGAGGACGCATGCGACCCCCTACCCTACCCCTCTCTTTTGTCAAGATTTATATATTCATACCGAGAAAAATCCTGGCATCTCCGTGAATGCTATTGAAAAAACACTGAAATCGTTTTACGCCCCTTAACGGCAAAATCTTGCTTACAAACGTAACTAAAAGCTCACACCCGTTGAGCTTACGCCCATGAAAGTAGGATTCGGATTGTTTACCGTGTTTGGTCCCTACACTGCAACCAGCAGTGATAAATAGCCCTTACACCGCAACCAGCAATCGGGACAAGATTATCGTTACACCTGTGCTAATCCGGCCTAGTATACTCGACTAGGCGGTTATAGTGCAACTGTTACCTGTCTAAAATTTCTTCCACACTCACCCATTTCAATATTTCTCCACTTAATTTCAACGTACTGATCACGGTCCGGTCGGCTATGCTCGTGAAAGAATCCCAGAGAATGGGCAATTTCGTGAACAAGGTTACCGTGTTTGCAAGTAATGGAGCCATCTGCGTTTCCGACTGAAATCGTCTGCTGGCCGCCAATACGTCCCACATATGAGGAGCATCTGAGGgcgaaaagatgaaaaaaaagaaacaaattcctTGCAAATTGGCTCTTTAAAGTTAAACACACTTGTGACCAGACCAGGGCGGAAACCCGAAGTAAATGTCGTTGCCTTCGAGGGTAGCGGTTGTTTGGGCACTCGACAGAAATAAAGGCGGATAAAGTGTTGCACTCACAATAAAATAACGATGgggttttattatttttgctttaaaatatgaTAGTTTATCACCGCAACTTTCCGTTTACGCTGTCAATGAAAAGAGAATGGGAAAAATGTGATTACGATACCAAATTCAGGCTTAATAGATTTAGTTACATCAGGATAAGCTTCGTACGTACCCTACCTCGTAGACAAATTCTACATAATCCTGGTCGGCGTCGTTTTTAGGTCTAAACGTCAGGCACGTGTTGTCACCCCACTCTTGTATTGCTGAATTTATGTAACCTTGACTCTCTGTACCTGTATGATGGTCAGCATTAGAATCGTGTTGGTTCCCAAATCTTAAAATTAAATCCACTCTCAAGCATTTTAATAAATCACAGATATCAATCGCAATATTTGCCTGCATATAGGATTCTAATCCCGCTCTCTCTTCGATCAATGTAACTTTTAATGTTGTTAACACGACCATCAGCCAAGTAAGGGGTCGAAAGAAGGTGGCATATATTTATTTCTAGAGGTTTCAAGACGGTATgggagggggaggtggaggggggAAGAAGAGCAAACGTAAAGTTCTGGGCGGGAGGCTCATTAGAGAAGAGAAGAATAATATAACATCACAGTAACCTTGAGTTACAATTAAGGTTAAGATCTAGGGGTTAATGGTGGTGCATTGCACTCACATCCCCAAGTAATTTCATAAGTGATTTCATAAGCCGTCACCTAAACCTCTTGCTCCCTTCGAGTGTCGGGACGATTTCTGTTTTGCCCAccttctttcctttttcgaaCCTAAATTTGCTGGCCCGTAGCTTCGTTCTTATGGTCTTTGTGTTTCCCCCACCCTTAATTATCATTGAGGCTAAAAATTGATTGTATACTTTCAGTCGATGAAATAACACTTTAGACCTTTACCCTCTGCTATTTTGTTAAACATAACGAGCCCAAAATAGATCCTCAGATTTCGCCCCCTATCACATAACGGAGGTGAATTATGAGAGATGCATACGGACGCGTACCTCTTTCAGGTGTTCAGTTGATTTGAAAAATAGGGCGATAATACTGGCAGAATGACGCAAAAAAAGCTAGAAAGATTAAGGGGAGATTGTTCGCCTCCCTCTTTGGTGCACTCTGACACTTTTACCCCGTTATATATTAAAAGAGAGCTtggaacaaacaaaaagcaaaacaatttgAAGCGCCttgacaaaatgaaatattttttgtttatatgaAAAATTTGTAAGAGGCAAAGGGCTTAAAACTGAGGCCACATTTAGGACAGGAGACCTCTCTACTAAATCTGCAAAGGCCTAGAGAACAAACGCTTTTGCTTGTTTTAAGATAGCTGATTTTACTTACTCAGATCACTAGCAAGCGCATATGGCACCACACCATTAGGCCACAATTTTCGTTCATCTCTTATAAGTGCTCTGGCTTGGAGAATGTTTCTTCCCCGAGAGGCCTTTATGTAGTCTCTAAGTTGTTGGGTTAGCTTTATGTCTCCCTCAAAGTAATCCATTCCAAGATTTAATTCTCCTAATGTTGCTGGAAAAAGTGGcattaaagaaaatgttaccGTAGTCGTATCACATCTACCTGTTTATGGACTATTCGTCTTTTACCAGGCATGCTGGTCAGGTAATATCACTGTGTAAGCTTCTTACAAGATGGTACACCGGACAAACACTTATCGCTAGGAAAATCATAGCAGGAAATGTATATTGTGTTAGTTTTGGCTCGTTCACCCAGTAGAAAGAGTAGAAACTAAAGGATTTAAGCAATTTTTTGCGTCACCATCTATCATATTGATGGCGACGATGATGACGCTGCTGATGAGGATAGCTATGTCGATGACATAACAAAAAATGGCGATAATGACAAAGATTTTCGGTATGCGGTTATCTTTACGATTGCACCAACATTATTTTACTATTAGAGTAAAGCAAGTAACGAGCTATCGTTCACCTTCCATTTCTTGGTCATACATTTTCAGATTCGCGGGGTCTATGGATGGATCCAAATCTGTAGAATTGTCTGGTTCACTTAAAGTGGctgagggagaaaaaaaagctCATATGCATTACTACTTTAACGTAAGGTAATATTTTAGAAGCAAATGCACCCCGAAAGGACTGTGTCACGAATAAAGTTTGTTATATGTTTTAATAAATGCAGTTACAATCaagcaatttctttaaaatgaagaattaaagGCTTGTACACTAGGTAAATTGAGCAAGGAAATTATTGCTTTCATATTACTTCCTGATACTAAATATTCTTCTCAAGTCCTCCATCCTGGCTTTATTTATCTTCCTTAGAGTATATATAGTTTTTCATTcttcaattcattttctttattcctgcTCGGTTTCAGCCGGATTAATCGGCTCGTGGCTGGAGCAGGAGGAGTAACCACACGATTAAAACAATCTACAACTATACAATGTTTACACTCTTACCTCGGcatatgaaaatgttttgcattaacaaaacaaaaactggaaGGCCTAAAACTCTCATCCTTTCCCTCCTGTTCCTTGAGAGCACAAAACAATgaccaaaaacattttaaaaaattggttgaTACATTAGTAATTGCACGATTGACAGACAGCTCGAATTTGAGTAATTCTCaacagttctgattggttggcCTGTCCCATGAGAACTTTCTTTTAACTGAACTGCATCAATTGAACAGTTGGAGagtcaatgaaaataattaaacagaAAATGGGGGAGGGAGGGCAAGGGGTTTTATGCGGCTTCAGGATGGAACcgaaaaaattaatgaagttAACAGTAGCACATTCTATATTTCCCACAAATACTCGTTGAACCATTTCAGAAAGTACTGTGCGTTTACGAACTCAGGTTTCGGTGCAATACAAACTCACTGAGTTTGACCAaatcattgaaaagaaaaaaaaatgagtattTCAGAACTCGATTAGTTCTGTTTATTTCTCGAGTCGGTGTTTTTATTGTACTTCTCAAAAGCGTAAAAATAGAAAGACAACAAAAGCGCTGGTACCAAATGGTGCTCGGCAGAGTAAAAACTGCAGGTATCATTTAGCCACTAAGCAGGCAAATCACAATGAAAAGAATGGAATTTTGGAACGACTTCCTACGGAATTTCGAAAACAAAAtccaaattggaaaaaatgagTATGTCTTGAAAAAACGTTATTGTGTAAATCCCCTATAGGCATTGATTTGCCTCAAATGATCGTTGAAAGATTTTTCTTGACAGATGGAGCCACAAGGAATGTCGAATATAAGATCATTGCCATTTTCAGGCGTAATTGATCACTGACAGTTAATTCGCCTCATACATGATAACTTCAAGCATAAAGTGTGGGACTATAGTAATATAACAGTTAAAATTGCAGTTGAAATACGGTGAAGCACAGCCATTCAGCGAATTCATAGAAATTACGAGTCCATTtaatttggaaccaacatatatttcataaaaaaaatatgaagatcAAAAGGGCATCTTACCTgctaaaaattcaattttctttcacctGCACCGTGGATATCTGAAAGGGAAGTTTTCCCTTTAAGATTTTCGTTTTAGAAAGATGGTCcacaaaataaaagagaatgTATGGAGCGTAAAACAGCAAACAACGCGATTGGTTCACCAGCAATGTTTTTAAGCAGGTACTGGTTCATGCTTGAGATCACTTACGACTGGTATCCCATTGTAGGGCCTTAAAGACAATGTCTAATTTAAGCATAAAATGCTTGCATTAAGCTTTCTTATTGTCTTGTCTTAAAGGGTATAAAAAATGCTCACACGACATAGGCAATGCTAGTCATGTGAAGTAATTGCTTTATCAAGTTATTTATGTCCTATAGTTATGAAATCAAAGTGGAAAAGCATTTCGCTGAACTAGAGGTCTTAGGTCAGGAGGCAAATTCAAGCTAATGATACCCAATACTGATATATTATGTCATAGAATTATTTGGCACCGACTTGCTGAGATATAACAAAGTTTTAAAGCTGTCTCAATAGTGACGTTAAACAGCATGTcgatttgaaaaataaagtgacAGTTATGTTGAAGATTCGCAGATGGTCTCAAACATTGGACGAATGGAATGGTGGTAGTCCCCTCTTCTTCATTACAAGTTGGGGCAGCGTTTAGCTTAAGATAACTACATGATTCTTCATGTACCGTTAGCATAAGATTTCCGCTCTGAGAATACGCTAAATAGTCAATTGCGATGGTAATTTGTAGAAACATCTTAGAAATTTGTAAAGTTTTAAACCATACGTGTTGAGCCATTGTTCTGCACATGAAACGTTTTGTTTCACCGCATTCTCGTTGCAATCGCCGTTGTACCTTAACCCCAACACTATTGATTTAAGACTTA from Pocillopora verrucosa isolate sample1 chromosome 1, ASM3666991v2, whole genome shotgun sequence includes:
- the LOC131789315 gene encoding uncharacterized protein isoform X2, whose amino-acid sequence is MRVLGLPVFVLLMQNIFICRATLSEPDNSTDLDPSIDPANLKMYDQEMEATLGELNLGMDYFEGDIKLTQQLRDYIKASRGRNILQARALIRDERKLWPNGVVPYALASDLSTESQGYINSAIQEWGDNTCLTFRPKNDADQDYVEFVYEVGCSSYVGRIGGQQTISVGNADGSITCKHGNLVHEIAHSLGFFHEHSRPDRDQYVEIKWRNIEMGYQKNFEKETKATVNSRDVEYDYGSVMHYGEFFFTKGKGLKTLEPIQDTSATIGQRVGLSDLDIKQGNLLYSCPGYKDDITKGHGTSQAPVDEELWDKPLREHEVKVLRSKVHKKNAEKKSSHLHTILKKKAVPKKSTALKKASLTKTEERTAKHSKPDSRSMVLKENQIKPQLQEAYHQDDANILEGDDEEDDVSYSRDVSSPASAPETPNQLATDRATLAQEEEDAVQQQDSDEIGEENLGKDYFEGDMILTPDQNDFLSNIKKDDSVQQGSKRALIKDKMYLWPNAKVYYNFDKGVDRIGRRRARAAMRHWQRHTCLKFKRVKKPADDLGYVNFVFEGGCASRVGRGGDKAQKLTIGSKALRCKIGNIIHELGHAVGFFHEHSRPDRNKYVRVLKKNILPGYERNFYRFGKKWIDSKDVPYDYGSIMHYNRAFFSRFPVMLDTLIPLRHVDIGQRRALSKFDILQANLLYQCDGRKKLTDEEIEQLKQESNDQASGSEVACADVYDRDSCSMVKTRGYCQKFPTSMRTTCGITCNLCGSNYKDSQRGLGARKKTSATHAVSRKSLVTKLKISPPKEVTGSKRMVPERKPQTTSDTTEF
- the LOC131789315 gene encoding uncharacterized protein isoform X1, translated to MRVLGLPVFVLLMQNIFICRATLSEPDNSTDLDPSIDPANLKMYDQEMEATLGELNLGMDYFEGDIKLTQQLRDYIKASRGRNILQARALIRDERKLWPNGVVPYALASDLSTESQGYINSAIQEWGDNTCLTFRPKNDADQDYVEFVYEVGCSSYVGRIGGQQTISVGNADGSITCKHGNLVHEIAHSLGFFHEHSRPDRDQYVEIKWRNIEMGYQKNFEKETKATVNSRDVEYDYGSVMHYGEFFFTKGKGLKTLEPIQDTSATIGQRVGLSDLDIKQGNLLYSCPGYKDDITKGHGTSQAPVDEELWDKPLREHEVKVLRSKVHKKNAEKKSSHLHTILKKKAVPKKSTALKKASLTKTEERTAKHSKPDSRSMVLKENQIKPQLQEAYHQDDANILEGDDEEDDVSYSRDVSSPASAPETPNQLATDRATLAQEEEDAVQQQDSDEIAGEENLGKDYFEGDMILTPDQNDFLSNIKKDDSVQQGSKRALIKDKMYLWPNAKVYYNFDKGVDRIGRRRARAAMRHWQRHTCLKFKRVKKPADDLGYVNFVFEGGCASRVGRGGDKAQKLTIGSKALRCKIGNIIHELGHAVGFFHEHSRPDRNKYVRVLKKNILPGYERNFYRFGKKWIDSKDVPYDYGSIMHYNRAFFSRFPVMLDTLIPLRHVDIGQRRALSKFDILQANLLYQCDGRKKLTDEEIEQLKQESNDQASGSEVACADVYDRDSCSMVKTRGYCQKFPTSMRTTCGITCNLCGSNYKDSQRGLGARKKTSATHAVSRKSLVTKLKISPPKEVTGSKRMVPERKPQTTSDTTEF